The genomic DNA TTTAGCTGGAATAGAGTCTGCACCTGTGGCCTTCAAAATATCCATAGTTCGCAGAACCTTGAAAACGTCGTTTTCACTCACGGCATGAAATTTAAAGCTGTGGTTGGAAATAAATGAAAGACCATCCTGTTGTAGGTCCACTGGGCTGCAATGGGATTGCCGACTGGCTAACAGCGAGGAAGCAATTGTTGTGAAATACTCGTTTAGAAAATTTGCAATGTCATGTTTGTCGATTAGCTCTTTACCATCCACTACTATCTTGTCGATCTCGTAGCGGTTGTTCTTAGAGGGCAAGACTTGACGTAGAGTACCCCAAAAGGCTTTGGGATTGCCTCGGTTTTCTTCGAGCATGTTTCTGAAGTAATTTCTCCTGGCCTTTCTGTTCATTGCGGTGACTTTGTTACGAAGGAGGTTGTATTCGTCCCAATCCGAACACAATCGGGATGTTTTAGCCCTTTTGTGTACTTGGTCGCAGAGAACAGTGCTGTCAAGCCAAGGGTGCGTCTGTTTTCGAATGCGTTTCTTCTTTAATGAGAAATGATGGTCAAACAGGGTTTTCATCAGCTATTCCCATGCTGAACACATGTCCTCCACATCGGTGAAAGAATCAATCAGGCTCAACGGAGCTTGGTTCAGATCAGCTATgaaatcatttatttttttgacgTTCCAAGGGCGCGTTGTTATGGTCCGATGTTTGTTCGGGCAACTTGAGTCGCTAAGCCGTGCATAATTCCATAGATGGGATAATGGGTCCCTAAACTTTAAGCCTCTGTTAATTACCCCTGCCTTCTTAAACAAACTGGGTGTTGAAGATATTAACACATCAATGAGGGTGCTTGTTGTAAAAGTCACACGAGTTGGTTCATTTATCTATTGTTCAAGTTCATTAGCCATGGTAAATTCCAGCAGCCTATCCGTTTGCCTTGACGTGGTATTTATGTCACAGTTGAGATCACCAATTACAATGACTTCTAATTTATTCTTGGTTGCAAGCCTCATAACATCGTCCAGATAGTCGAAAACCTCAAGGGATTCATCTGGAGCCCTGTATACACATACGATTATATAATTCACTTTTCTAAGTTAAATTTGTATCCAAATGACTTCAAAATCGTCCTCTAAATCCCTTCTCACAGTGTGTTTCGTATACAGGGCGACTCCTCCTCCCTTGCGATTATTTTTCCGGTCAAGGCGATGCACAGAATAACCCGGTAAATCAATTTTAGAGTCCGATATGGAGTTGTCCAACCATGTCTCCGTAATGCCGATAAATAAAGACGAATGTCTTGAAAAGTTAGCCTCAGTTCGTCGATATGAGCCATAATGCTTCTACAATTGAAGGGGCCAGCCAAGGTTCGCGGTCGGCTCCTCCTGTgcttaataaagaccttttgaagaccttttttgtaagccaatcgctcacaaatgctacgtctcttcctttaaactcttccatctcgtccaaacacgtgttttgttgcttttagcgacttcggcgcccggaaaaaaaatcatttcaaacctgacacttccggttcaattttccccagcccacgcaggcaaaggtcaaattccccactccccgagCACAGAAAGTAGTCAAATGCAAGGGATTTTCCCAGGGAGGgggatttgatcggcgcattagcTTTGACAAACGTTTCTCTCAATATTTTTCAACGCTTTACTTTCGCATAATCTTTTAAACTCTGAAATTATTCATGTGTCTTTTCCGCCGCTTGCCTCAAAGTTGCGGTAGAACTTGTACGTCGATCGCGCTTTTATTGCAGGAGGGAAAAAACTTATTTTTGATCAGTTAAAAGATAATTGAAGTACTTTTTACAAGAACGTGCACATTTCCTATTACATTAAAGCTGGTTAAACTTCCCTCTGAGTCTCTTATTTTTACCCGATTTTTAGTGATGATTGATTCAGCTGCTAATACCTACAGTCTATATACCATAGCAGTCACACGGAACCAGTtcggttttatttttttgttgataGGATATCCGTTTCCTTTTAGTGGCGATACAagggttcaaagtcggccaaaatcccatacatttactgtaattttagccaTGTTTGCCTTCCAGTCAAGATGAACAGATCTTTTTGACGAATTCATTTATTGCGCGCTTTTTTCTCAATTCTAGTAGTGAAAGCAAACTCAAACAACTGGTTTCTTCATAGCGCAGCTCTATCGCTCGTAAACAACGTTGTTGGCCGACAACTCTTTTTTTCCGTGATCGCCGAAGCGTAgagcaacaatgttggatccatttgcacagctcttccaacattgtgGGGGCCACGCATGCGCATTACATAcggtctccatggagatagcaGTGCATTAACATGGCAGTCGAATTTgaaagtttacaaagtcttatgggttGTATCCTTTCATGGTTGGGAATCGTTGCGTCCGCATGCACTGGACTTAACGGGTCTGTTACTGCTATTATGGAgacatgtaatatcctctatatatatatgtcacagaaatcaagtgaggccttGCGCTACTCTACAGGCCTTACGCCTTACTccaggaactttcaaaacattctGCCTGAATTGGTCTATCCAAGAGTGCTCCATTGCCCACCTCGCTAGAATACAGCCAAACAAGTacttcacttgaaaacaatgtaCAAGTGTAATTTTATCAAATGTAAACGATTAACAAATAGGCCCTTCTCAaaaatggcggcaacggatttgaatgaattaaaattgaactgaatgagaAACGGATACTAGAAATAGAAAGAGagcctttactttagtaaccctacCGCAAGTTTCAGCAAattaggtgttatatcagctgagaaaatgtaagttgaaatttgacaaattttcaGACGTTTGTAACACTGGGGGTATGGCGTTGACTGGTGGTATACGCCATACCCCCAATCATATATACAAACGTctgtcaatttttcatttttcaaattagATTTTTCAACTGATATTACACCTGATATGCCGAAACTTTTACAGGGTTACTgaagtaaaggtgctctttctatttctggtattagTTTTGAAACAGTGTACAATCAACTCAAgaatcagtggcttcatacctcagttgttagagcgtcacaccggaatcgcgaggtcacgggttcaaacctgaattcttcaggcttctctacgcaattggaaaaattgcgctcataactgtgaagatcatagcttcacgtGATTTCATCATTAACTTAAGAATCGTTACTATTTTGCATGGGGGCTGGGATGGTAGGTCAAGGGGGAGGGAGGATTGTACATGATTTTTTAAATTAGagcgagtgtcgtaaaacccaacttaaagtaattactttggccaatcaaaacggaCGGACACAATCCAGTAAACTAATTAAATCTCGAAGTAACTACACGTAGTCGACAAAAAGGGCgcgaaaatgtgcacgcgcaagccacgagtGGTTTAGGTTTCTCTTtgtttctcttctgattggttgaaaaaatggcgctaAAACTTTGAGTTAATCAATGAGTGAGGTAAAACCAATGCatttcgctaattactttcgacactcaattgaaaactactCTAATGGTTTTTCTTCAGTTCATTGACAACTATAATTTATCTTCCCTAGGACAAACATTTTGTCCTGTAAGCTTCATGTAAACTATAAACATTATTCAATTGTTTCCAGATTTAAATTACAGCTTAGAAAATTAAATTCTTAAAAAGAAGACAGAATAAACATTATAGTaatttctcaaactcattaataattcatgactcAAAAGCCTATCAAAAATTGAcaaattcgtcacgtgcatgacttttgaaaaccaatgaaaacctagatgaaaaccacacgtgttttggatATCGTATCCAAACCACACGTTGTTTTCATCTGATTCCTCATTGGATATCAAGATCTAcacatcaaaacaacaaaaattaagcCAAAGAACAGGGTTTTTAAAAACttatttctactgtttacgacaatATTTACATTACAGTTAGCAAAGGAAGCAGAATTCAAAAACGCACAACCTGTTTGAGAAGCCACATCAAACCttgtgcttcgtgtttcatcacaggttccaaacacctcgaaacaacatttagtttctcggtgtttggaacctatgatgaaacactcgcactcatTGTTGATATATTGCATGGAATatctataataattacaaataaaaaaacACATTAGTTCCCCTTAAAAATATTCTTTATAACAACTTTAGACGTAGAAAAAGAGTCAATGCACCTAGCGTTATAGTTGGATTCAGCATAACATAGATATTTTAATCAACATCAATGACGTGCACGTAACTTTAATGGTGGCCCTTGATCTCAAAGTGGCCTTTGACACGGTGGATAATGATGTCCCTCTGCAAGGCCTCCACTTTGATTTTGCAATTGGTAGAACTTTACTGTCGACTAGCTCTCGGTGTATCTTTACTAAATGGTGTTCTTATTATTTATTGCTTATTTGTTTTGTCATTTGCTGGTTACATGAatttgagaaaaagaaaaatatagtaAAGGGTAGTGACGGAGAAGCCTTAACAAGAAACCTGGGGCTTACATGAGGATCCAGGCTCCCCCGAGATCATTCAAAGTAGACATTACATTTGGGAAAGGTGACGCGATATTACACATACATTACAGCATAGACAAGGATACAGGAAAAAAGAATACAACTTATTTACAAACGAAACTACTTACAAAAGGAGATTGATGTAATCATAGCTAATGTATGGGAATGGTTAAGAAACCCGgcagatttctttgttgtaggtttttgttctcttttttggccttgaccgttcacaaaacacaatagttgtttactccgtactgaggaactaaccaatagaaacgtgttggttacgtaattcacgTATAGTGTATGagagcaaaacaaaagattgtgcaaggTCGTGGAccttccaacctaaatcttggcatctttgtctgctcctttgatgtttgccgagcttccaaaccagtcccctctattaactatgacgTAATTTAACAACAATATTTCAATAAAaatctaatgataaaaaagagcgaaagaaactttacacaacgtttcgatgactccatgtcatcattttcaagtgaaaagaaaataaaatttgacaaCTTAATATATACCGTGCGAGGTATTTATCTAAATTTGTCACTAATTACATGCACACTTTTACGTTTTATCACCTCGCACGGTAAATATTAAGttatcaaattttcttttcttttcacttgaaaatgatgacatggagtcatcgaaacgttgtgtaaagtttctttcgctcttttttatcattagatgtTTAACTAAATTTAATCTTATTTCAATAAAAGTTCACATTTTTCAGGTACCTTAACTTTGGCATTTCCTGAAATGGTGGCTGTGATTTCTCCAAGCTCTTCGGGATCATTGGAATGCATGGGCACCTGCCTCAAACCTACGGTCAAGCCGGTGACACCTATTTGTACCTTGCCTTCGCAATGAGGAGTGATTTCGATAAGACAGAGCTGGTTTCTGTCATGGATTCTCTGCATGGAAATGCATGGCTGAATGGCGAAAAGAAGAATGCACTGAATGGATAGATAAACTGCATTGAAACTCGGATAAGACAGAAGTCctcattttttgcaattgcaatgATATGAAAACCTTGTGGCAGCTATCACTTAATATGAACCAGTTTAGCATAATATTCCAGTGACAAACCGGGGCCATGGCAAAGGGGATTGTAACAGTCAAGTTTCCTCCAAGGTAGGGGgaaagttgaaaatgtaacaCTGTACAGATGTACAAAAAGATGTGCAGAAAGGTCTCGTTCTGCACCACATCAACGTAACGCTGTTTCCGGACTGTAGTGCTGACGGATGACTGTTTTCAGCTCATTGTTCTTGACTACAGCCGTTATCATTTGGCCAAACTCGAGCGGAATAAAAAGCTATCTCTACCGCATTTCATATTATAACTAAAACAGCGCCGACCAAGAAAGTCATCGTGATCTGGCACATAAGTAATGAGTCTTCGGCACTCTATAAAGTTGAAAACAGGCTATCAGTCACACGTCTAACGTTTTCAGTGACTCCAGCTATGACTTGTGGACTGAAGCCCAATGTACATGCAGTCGAGCAATTCAAAACCAGTTAAAGTAACTAGTAAGATCACCTAAGTAATGGCGCCTTGGTCTTTCCAGACCTcatttatgtttcaaaatttcTCAGTTTTGTTTCTTTATATTTGGTAATTCAAGTTTAATTCCCAATGAAGTTCAAGGGATCTTCATTTGCTTCCGgccttcattttctcttgaaagaGCAATGCGAGTTCCACATCCACTACCTTCTTTACGTCTTCTTCTGTAACCAGAGTGCTCTCGGCCATTTTTTGAACAACCTTGCTCGCTTTCTCTTCAATTGCTTTCAAATCACTTGTCTTCAGCCAATCCAACACTCCCTTCAATTGAGCTTTGACCCCTTCCACTCCTTCTTGTGCTACTTTCATCTGCTCTTCTCTCAAAAGCCCCATGAACCTCGTAGTGGGAATTGCTAGAGAGGATTCAACTCCTTTCCTGGTGTGGTCGAAGAAGACGAATGCCACTGAAGAAAACTTTTCGTCAAGACAAAGATCCGCAACCTCTTCTTTTACAAATACTTTGAATCCATCTTCATCGAATGGTTTCTTGCCGTTGCTTTTGCCATTGTTAAGAAACCACAATTTGCATAGATTCCTTGCAAGCAATGACTGGTAACAATACAAACTAACGTTAAtcagtttttcggttttctCACACTCCTGTGAGGTGATTCTCTGTAGACTTGCTAGGACATCCTTACACTTACCCACAAAAAATGAGTACACAGCCATCAGCAACTCTGTGTGATCTTCCTTTGTGAGATTCTTGTCTTGCATTCTCAAGAGATCACCCTCTAGATGCAAACCAAGATTTTGAAGGTATGTTTGTGACTGATAAGTCAGTGACTGAAGCCTTCTCAGTATGCTGAACGTCTTTGGCAAAATGTTTTTTCTAACCTCATCAACGACTTTGGCTGCTTCGTTCAGTTTGGCCGGGTCTTCATACATCAGCAGGTTGCTCTGCGGCATGATGTAATGTGGCAAGTGATTCGCCTTCAGGCACTCTTGGAGGCGGTCCAGCATGAACAAAAGACAGTTGCCAGAGTTGTCCTCTGTCCAGAAGTCCTCGCCTTTACTCTCACACTCCTTGAACAACAAGTTCTTCAAATAGTACGTTGAAATCACATCAGGAAAATGGACTTTCTTTAGAATCTTTAGCAAAACCATGACATGTCGCTGGACAGGAGAAACGCTTTCCCCAAGCTTGTTTTCCGCCAGTGAAAACGAGGTTCTCCATTCGGTTTCTTCCATGGTCCATACACCTTCAGTGCTGCTACCAGCCACAGGCACTGTGGATGTGGCCAGTGTTATTTCAGGGTTTTGACAATAATTAGCTACATTCACAGGGTCATCCAGGCGCTTTCCTCTACCAACAGGTGCTAAATGACAACCAGAGTCAAATATTTCCATGACCAGATCAGATGAGGGCCAACCACTTGGGCGCGGTCTGACCAACCATTCCATTGCCGGCTCTGGCCACGCCATTGGATACTTAAAAACTCCTGTTTGATCCTCTTCATAATTTGGAAAGCCACCAGACTGAAGTTTACGCACAGGACCATGGAGAGTGAACGACCATTTTCGAACTTCTTCTCCCTCAACGCCGAAGGACGTTTCCGCATGGCCTTCCAAAGGATGACCTGCAGTGGGTAGGAGAAAAGCGTGATGAAGGAAAGATACATTCTTGTACCGAGGACGATGCTCTTTCCATTCATTGGTCAGCCTCAGTTTTGCATACCTGGGGTCGTTTTCTGCATGCTCAACAGTGAATATATGgatgcttttcttttcattgttttcgacAAAAGGCTTGTACTCCGTCATTCCGTCAAAATCAGGCTGCCAATGTTCCTGAATATCAAATGCAGCGATGCGGTCTACATCGCTTTTTCGGAGGAGGAACTGAGGGATACAAAATCCCTCTACTTGACTTCCGGCTGCCTTATTGCGTTCACTCGGACTTGTCAAGGATTCTGGATCTGCACGATTTGCCATGCTGTTGGCCCTCCAGCTCATCCAATCTCCATACACGTATTCCACTGGGAACATGCAGTTGATAAAAGCTGAAAATGGTCGAAGCCATATTTTTGATGCTTCATCATAGCCATGTGCGGGAATCTGTTAGGAAATGCAGAaaaccaaaaatcaattttcaTAGGGATACCTGGGGTTCGTTCTCGAAAGTGCTGAAACTTTAGGGCCACTTTCGGGTGTCACAGTTCCCTTTctatctcaagaacggaaaggatttgagtcgtcaaacttcaccctcagtcatttttccttttgttaccttgaaacatgttaaaagatcagcttttcaAGACAAGCAGTTGGCATTTTGAATAAATGgtttttcgggacttttgagaaaggGGCTCTGGCCTGAATAACTGCAGTTAATGTAACTGTGTTTCCTTTCTCACGCCTTACCACCACGTTGCCAGAAGGAAACTCCTCGTAAGCTAAGCGAGATCAAGAGGCTTGGTGTTCGGGGAAATTATCTGTAGCTTCAACCTAGCTACATCAGAGACTTTGTTGATTTTTAAGGAGAGGGTTCAAAAAACGGATTTGCTACAGGGAATAGGAGGGGTAccatgaaaaaatatattaatatgattggctggtttttgggATGATTGCGAACAATAACAATTTGCAATTCTTCCTCAAACACAGCCAAGCTAAGCAACAGGTTATTGCTACATGTCTCGATGGCTCTtgcgtgtaattcatcattgcgactaaaaggaacagtcaataggttcagcaaaggtatcaacGGGAAGCAGAAAGATGAAGCTTGAACTGGGATAGGCGTTACAGCGTTCTAATTgggttctaattgataaaaataaacttgaaaatttaGTGCAAATTACGCATTTCTATTTATAACGCTAAACACGCTGTTCTGACGAGTAAGCGTGGACAAAGTTTGTGTTTCGCAAAGATTTTGCCgatttcatccgtcgaaaatTTCCCACAATGTTTAGGCGAAGTGCAAAGAGTCATCtcaaattatttatccaagaaAATTGTACAGTACAGAACTGTTTCAAAACACGTAGGGTGTTGAATAGTGCAGGTGCAAAATGATTTGCAATACCGGTTCGCATTTGTCATATTAATCCGattgagaacgtgttcaatttagtagaaGACGAGTTCCAGCGCCAAGCGATACAGAATACCTAAGTGACGTATCAAAAgtttgctgaaatagtgtaatgtacacttTACGCTATGAGCGGTGACACTATTATTGATAATATactagtagtagctatcgctaagtgcgaacgaaacagtcaatataatacatagcttacagatttgtatcagagttccaaaacacccaacagcaattgtaattttcttattcgaaagtactgcaactcaacttatctagttaacaataatacaataatagaaattgcaaactttgtatctccaacaacaatgtagatgtcaacgtgttttgcaataatatggaaagtcaagtgaagctatgatcttcgcagttatgaacgcaatttttacaattgcgtagagaagcctgaaaaattcaggacttcaacggggtttgaacctgtgaccttgcgattccggtgcgacgctcttaccaactgagctatgaagccactgacgttgggagctggtcatttgtgggttctaatggtcccgtgaggaatgaatcaatgatgaaatgccgctatatgaaatgaatcatcaCTTGaaatcacttgatttcatatacgcagttcatatatgattcatttcatataccatttcatcattaatatggaaagtactgctgtaatttttgaacggccgtaattttaacaggaatatacaataattactgggtttccgtgtcggtaaaagtcttgcccgcactcccctgctaagtggtgtctttgtgcatagagccttctg from Montipora foliosa isolate CH-2021 chromosome 7, ASM3666993v2, whole genome shotgun sequence includes the following:
- the LOC138010301 gene encoding uncharacterized protein; protein product: MAMAEVGTTATIPAHGYDEASKIWLRPFSAFINCMFPVEYVYGDWMSWRANSMANRADPESLTSPSERNKAAGSQVEGFCIPQFLLRKSDVDRIAAFDIQEHWQPDFDGMTEYKPFVENNEKKSIHIFTVEHAENDPRYAKLRLTNEWKEHRPRYKNVSFLHHAFLLPTAGHPLEGHAETSFGVEGEEVRKWSFTLHGPVRKLQSGGFPNYEEDQTGVFKYPMAWPEPAMEWLVRPRPSGWPSSDLVMEIFDSGCHLAPVGRGKRLDDPVNVANYCQNPEITLATSTVPVAGSSTEGVWTMEETEWRTSFSLAENKLGESVSPVQRHVMVLLKILKKVHFPDVISTYYLKNLLFKECESKGEDFWTEDNSGNCLLFMLDRLQECLKANHLPHYIMPQSNLLMYEDPAKLNEAAKVVDEVRKNILPKTFSILRRLQSLTYQSQTYLQNLGLHLEGDLLRMQDKNLTKEDHTELLMAVYSFFVGKCKDVLASLQRITSQECEKTEKLINVSLYCYQSLLARNLCKLWFLNNGKSNGKKPFDEDGFKVFVKEEVADLCLDEKFSSVAFVFFDHTRKGVESSLAIPTTRFMGLLREEQMKVAQEGVEGVKAQLKGVLDWLKTSDLKAIEEKASKVVQKMAESTLVTEEDVKKVVDVELALLFQEKMKAGSK